One stretch of Streptomyces sp. NBC_01142 DNA includes these proteins:
- a CDS encoding MFS transporter has protein sequence MTSRAGTPEISTTPRLVLLTLAAGQFLMALDSSVMNVSIATVADDVGTTVTGIQGAITAYTLVMAMFMIPGGKVGAIIGRKRAFMIGCAIYGCGSLTTSLAPNLPVLLLGWSFLEGVGAALILPAIVALVAGNFAVERRPAAYGLVAAAGAVAIAVGPLIGGVATTYFSWRWVFAGEVVIVVGILLLARRIADAPRDERHRLDLVGAALSALGLGIFVYGVLRSDEWGWFRPKPDAPAWLGISLVVWLMLVGLLLIWLFLRWEARVVEQRKEPLVDPALLQNKQLTGGLTMFFFQYLVQMGVFFVVPLYLSVALGLSALTTGARILPLSLTLLAAAILIPRFLPDISPRRVVRLGILALLVGAVVLMAALDTDAGAEIVTIPLLLIGLGMGALASQLGSVTVSAVPEEQSAEVGGVQNAVTNLGASIGTALAGSILIAALTTSFLTTIEKDPAIPAEVISQATVELQSGVPFLSDAQLKAALEEAGTSTDVTRAALDANAAARLDGLRAALAILALATVLAMFFTHRIPTTQPRSPQPRSTEP, from the coding sequence ATGACATCCCGGGCAGGCACCCCTGAGATTTCGACGACGCCGCGACTCGTCCTGCTGACACTCGCCGCGGGGCAGTTCCTGATGGCGCTCGACAGCTCTGTCATGAACGTCTCGATCGCGACGGTGGCCGACGACGTCGGAACAACGGTGACCGGGATCCAGGGTGCGATCACGGCCTACACGCTCGTGATGGCGATGTTCATGATCCCTGGCGGCAAGGTCGGCGCGATCATCGGCCGTAAGCGTGCGTTCATGATCGGCTGCGCCATCTACGGCTGCGGGTCACTGACGACGTCGCTCGCCCCGAACCTGCCGGTGCTGCTGTTGGGCTGGTCGTTCCTGGAGGGGGTCGGGGCGGCGCTCATCCTGCCGGCGATCGTGGCGCTCGTTGCCGGCAACTTCGCTGTGGAGCGCCGGCCCGCCGCGTACGGGCTCGTGGCGGCCGCCGGGGCCGTGGCGATCGCGGTGGGGCCGCTCATCGGGGGTGTCGCGACGACGTACTTCTCCTGGCGCTGGGTGTTCGCCGGTGAGGTCGTCATCGTGGTCGGCATCCTGCTGCTCGCCCGCCGCATCGCCGACGCTCCACGCGACGAACGCCACCGCCTCGATCTCGTCGGTGCCGCGCTCTCCGCCCTCGGGCTCGGGATCTTCGTCTACGGCGTACTCCGCTCGGACGAATGGGGCTGGTTCCGGCCGAAGCCCGACGCGCCCGCCTGGCTCGGGATCTCTTTGGTCGTGTGGCTGATGCTGGTGGGTCTGCTTCTGATCTGGCTCTTCCTGCGCTGGGAGGCGCGCGTGGTGGAGCAGCGCAAGGAGCCCCTCGTAGACCCGGCACTTCTGCAGAACAAGCAGCTCACCGGCGGCTTGACGATGTTCTTCTTCCAGTACCTCGTGCAAATGGGCGTGTTCTTTGTCGTACCGCTCTACCTCTCGGTCGCACTCGGCCTGTCCGCGCTCACAACCGGCGCACGCATCCTGCCGCTCTCGCTGACACTGCTCGCCGCCGCGATCCTGATCCCGAGGTTTTTGCCGGACATCTCGCCGCGGCGCGTGGTGCGGCTCGGGATCCTCGCGCTGCTCGTGGGTGCGGTGGTACTGATGGCCGCGCTCGACACGGACGCCGGTGCGGAGATCGTCACCATCCCGCTCTTGTTGATCGGGCTCGGCATGGGAGCTCTGGCGTCCCAGCTCGGGTCGGTCACCGTGTCCGCAGTGCCGGAGGAACAGAGCGCAGAAGTCGGCGGCGTCCAGAACGCGGTCACCAACCTCGGCGCCTCGATCGGCACGGCACTCGCCGGGTCGATCCTCATCGCTGCCCTGACCACGTCGTTCCTGACCACAATCGAAAAAGATCCGGCGATTCCGGCTGAGGTAATAAGCCAGGCGACCGTCGAACTCCAAAGCGGCGTGCCCTTCCTGTCGGACGCCCAGCTCAAGGCCGCCCTCGAGGAGGCGGGCACGAGCACAGACGTCACCCGAGCCGCGCTCGACGCGAACGCGGCAGCCAGGCTCGACGGCCTGCGCGCCGCACTCGCCATCCTCGCCCTCGCCACCGTCCTCGCGATGTTCTTCACCCACCGGATCCCGACGACCCAGCCCCGCTCGCCCCAGCCCCGCTCGACCGAGCCATAG
- a CDS encoding flavodoxin family protein — MSHDDLRALFLNCTLKKSPERSHTQGLIDLSSRIMEKQGVQVEHVRAIDHEIATGVWPDMTEHGWERDAWPSIYQRVMAADILVIAGPIWLGDNSSVTKLVIERLYACSGLLNDAGQYAYYGRVGGCLITGNEDGVKHCAMNVLYSLQHLGYTIPPQADAGWMGEAGPGPSYLDQGSGGPTNDFTNRNTTFMTWNLLHLARLLKDAGGVPAHGNQRSQWDAGCRFDFENPEYR, encoded by the coding sequence ATGAGCCATGACGACCTGCGTGCGCTGTTCCTGAACTGCACGCTGAAGAAGAGCCCGGAGCGCAGCCACACGCAGGGCCTGATCGACCTCAGCTCGCGGATCATGGAGAAGCAGGGCGTTCAGGTCGAGCACGTGCGGGCGATCGATCATGAGATCGCCACCGGGGTGTGGCCGGACATGACCGAGCACGGCTGGGAGCGCGACGCGTGGCCGTCGATCTACCAGCGGGTGATGGCCGCCGACATCCTCGTCATCGCCGGGCCGATCTGGCTGGGTGACAACAGCTCGGTCACCAAGCTGGTCATCGAGCGGCTCTACGCCTGCTCGGGCCTGCTCAACGATGCCGGTCAGTACGCCTACTACGGGCGTGTGGGCGGCTGCCTGATCACCGGCAACGAGGACGGCGTCAAGCACTGCGCCATGAACGTCCTGTACAGCCTGCAGCACCTGGGATACACGATCCCGCCGCAGGCGGACGCGGGCTGGATGGGAGAGGCCGGGCCAGGCCCTTCCTATCTCGATCAGGGCTCCGGCGGTCCCACCAACGACTTCACCAACAGGAACACCACGTTCATGACATGGAACCTGTTGCATCTGGCCCGGCTGCTCAAGGACGCCGGTGGCGTTCCGGCGCACGGGAACCAGCGGTCGCAGTGGGACGCCGGGTGCCGGTTCGACTTCGAGAATCCGGAATATCGCTAA
- a CDS encoding DM13 domain-containing protein translates to MSRTKRPVLWISTMVVVLAAAVGLYLFQPWRLFTTVRVDEAAPVATNQQGSAARPLANGTFTTHEHETSGSVEIQQLEDGNATLRLTNLRTSDGPALHVWLSDQPVKQDGGGNLDDGKHVDLGELKGNEGNQNYAIPRGTDLNTYSTVTIWCERFSVSFGAAELKQRS, encoded by the coding sequence ATGTCCCGAACCAAGCGCCCTGTCCTGTGGATCAGCACCATGGTGGTCGTCCTTGCGGCGGCCGTCGGGCTCTACCTCTTCCAGCCCTGGCGGCTGTTCACCACGGTCCGCGTGGATGAGGCGGCACCGGTGGCCACCAACCAGCAGGGGTCAGCGGCCAGGCCGTTGGCGAACGGTACTTTCACCACCCACGAGCACGAGACCAGCGGCTCAGTGGAGATCCAGCAGCTCGAAGACGGGAACGCGACGCTGCGCCTGACGAACCTGCGCACCTCCGACGGTCCGGCCCTGCACGTGTGGCTCAGCGACCAGCCGGTCAAGCAGGACGGCGGCGGCAACCTCGACGACGGCAAGCACGTCGACCTCGGCGAACTCAAGGGCAACGAGGGCAACCAGAACTACGCGATCCCGCGAGGCACCGACCTGAACACGTACTCCACGGTGACGATCTGGTGCGAACGCTTCAGTGTGTCGTTCGGCGCGGCCGAGCTGAAGCAGCGCAGCTGA
- a CDS encoding NAD(P)/FAD-dependent oxidoreductase produces MTLLRRLLFGIIAGLPGGALVAVVTNPPWIPWAAHTAVLGAVLGLLFGEHRQSNGSSFSVGLLIGLLDWVTWTLTLAPALEGKTPSWTIAVAVSRFPELVGAALSGAIAGLAFHVLSAWRPPRPAPPRAKPHVVIVGGGFGGVGAARELDRRVGRGLDAHVTLISDSNFLLFTPLLVGVASSTVEARHVSAPVRVGLDHASFLHGRVVSIDTQTRNAYVSVGKEGMIRVPYDELVLAVGAVPHFFDLPGVGEHAFPMKSVEDATGLRNQVLSALERADLEPDPAEQARLLTFVVAGGGFAGTELVAELFDLVHDVLHFYPRLHGLRPRFVIVHAGERLLPELSPKLGSYAQRKLHSRGIEFRLGARVTRATAEDITLDSGETVATRTLAWTAGNRPNPLVQQVMHGPLVVDPTMEVPGMPGLWALGDCARIPDPAGGAYPPTAQHAIREGRAAARNIAAVLVGRRPVPFRFGGLGVLVSLGHRTAAGEIGGRRVSGFLAWVLWRSVYLSKLPSAEKRLRVLADWTLDLVFPRDIALSTKDDRHA; encoded by the coding sequence ATGACTCTGCTCAGAAGACTCTTGTTCGGCATCATCGCCGGACTGCCCGGTGGCGCGCTCGTGGCGGTCGTGACGAACCCGCCGTGGATCCCGTGGGCGGCGCACACGGCGGTGCTGGGAGCCGTGCTCGGCCTCCTCTTCGGCGAGCACAGGCAGAGCAACGGCTCGTCCTTCTCCGTCGGTCTGCTCATCGGCCTGCTCGACTGGGTGACCTGGACACTCACCCTCGCTCCCGCGCTGGAGGGGAAGACGCCGTCATGGACGATCGCGGTGGCCGTATCGCGCTTCCCCGAACTCGTGGGCGCCGCCCTGTCCGGCGCGATCGCCGGGCTCGCCTTCCACGTCCTTTCGGCCTGGCGCCCGCCTCGGCCGGCGCCCCCGCGGGCCAAACCCCACGTGGTGATCGTCGGTGGTGGTTTCGGTGGGGTGGGAGCCGCGCGCGAACTGGACCGGCGGGTCGGCCGCGGGCTCGACGCTCACGTGACGCTGATAAGCGACTCGAACTTCCTGCTGTTCACCCCGCTGCTGGTCGGCGTCGCCTCGAGCACGGTGGAGGCCAGGCACGTGAGCGCCCCGGTGCGTGTCGGGCTCGACCACGCCTCCTTCCTGCACGGGCGGGTGGTCTCGATCGACACGCAGACGCGCAATGCGTACGTCTCCGTCGGCAAGGAGGGGATGATCCGCGTGCCGTACGACGAGCTGGTCCTGGCAGTTGGCGCGGTGCCGCACTTCTTCGACCTGCCGGGAGTGGGCGAGCACGCCTTCCCGATGAAGTCCGTCGAGGACGCCACCGGGCTGCGCAACCAGGTGCTGAGCGCGCTGGAGCGGGCCGACCTCGAACCGGACCCGGCCGAGCAGGCCAGGCTGCTGACGTTCGTGGTGGCAGGCGGCGGATTCGCCGGGACGGAACTGGTGGCCGAACTGTTCGACCTGGTGCATGACGTGCTCCACTTCTATCCGCGTCTGCACGGGTTGCGCCCCAGGTTCGTGATCGTGCACGCGGGTGAGCGGCTGCTGCCGGAGCTGTCGCCGAAGCTCGGCTCCTACGCTCAGCGCAAGCTTCACAGTCGCGGCATCGAGTTTCGCCTCGGCGCGCGCGTGACCAGGGCCACCGCCGAGGACATCACGCTCGACTCCGGCGAGACCGTCGCCACCCGCACCCTGGCCTGGACGGCGGGCAACCGGCCGAACCCACTGGTGCAGCAGGTCATGCATGGGCCCCTGGTCGTGGATCCCACCATGGAGGTCCCGGGCATGCCCGGCCTGTGGGCGCTGGGCGACTGCGCGAGGATCCCCGACCCGGCGGGCGGGGCCTACCCTCCGACCGCGCAGCACGCGATCCGTGAGGGCAGGGCAGCAGCGAGGAACATCGCTGCGGTCCTCGTCGGACGCCGTCCCGTCCCGTTCCGCTTCGGCGGGCTCGGTGTGCTGGTCTCGCTCGGGCACCGCACGGCAGCCGGCGAGATAGGCGGGCGGCGAGTCTCCGGTTTCCTCGCCTGGGTCCTGTGGCGCTCGGTCTACCTGAGCAAACTGCCCAGTGCGGAGAAACGGCTGCGCGTGCTCGCCGACTGGACCCTCGACCTGGTCTTCCCCAGGGACATCGCTCTCTCGACCAAGGATGATCGTCATGCGTAA
- a CDS encoding anti-sigma factor: protein MNCVDFVELVTEFLEGALPEEDERRFIEHLAECSGCESYLDQFRQTIATAGKLAPDNISPDARQQLLTAFRDWQQR, encoded by the coding sequence GTGAACTGCGTTGACTTCGTGGAGCTGGTGACCGAGTTCCTCGAGGGCGCCTTGCCCGAAGAGGACGAGCGGCGCTTCATCGAGCACCTGGCGGAATGCTCCGGGTGCGAGAGCTACCTCGATCAATTCCGTCAGACGATCGCCACGGCGGGCAAGCTGGCCCCGGACAACATCTCACCAGATGCCAGGCAGCAGTTGCTCACCGCTTTCAGGGACTGGCAGCAGCGCTGA
- a CDS encoding RNA polymerase sigma factor — MAGARGLPPDEVLVQRLRDGDEQMFALVLDTWSSGMLRLAMSFVSTKASAEEAVQDTWLAVIKGICDFEGRSSLKTWVYRILVNTAKARGTKESRTIPFASLLPEEEGPTVDVSRFRAPGERFAGHWAVGQEPRPWHVPEDYVLRGEVREVIAKALNELPPRLRTVITLRDVAGYGSEEVCSLLEISPGNQRVLLHRARAVLRRKLEDYLSGAHDVASGRERP, encoded by the coding sequence ATGGCAGGCGCACGCGGATTGCCGCCGGACGAGGTCCTGGTCCAGCGACTGCGTGACGGTGACGAGCAAATGTTCGCCCTGGTACTGGACACCTGGTCAAGTGGCATGCTCCGGCTGGCCATGTCGTTCGTGTCGACCAAGGCCTCTGCAGAGGAGGCCGTCCAGGACACATGGCTGGCGGTCATCAAGGGGATCTGCGACTTCGAGGGCCGTTCGTCCCTGAAGACATGGGTGTACCGGATCCTGGTCAACACGGCCAAGGCGCGCGGCACGAAGGAGAGCAGGACCATTCCCTTCGCCAGCCTGCTGCCGGAGGAGGAAGGGCCAACAGTGGACGTCTCGCGGTTCCGCGCCCCCGGCGAGCGATTCGCCGGACACTGGGCCGTCGGGCAGGAACCGCGTCCCTGGCACGTTCCCGAGGACTACGTGCTGCGCGGCGAAGTCCGCGAGGTAATCGCGAAGGCACTCAACGAGCTCCCGCCCCGCCTCCGCACGGTGATCACGCTTCGCGATGTCGCAGGATACGGCTCGGAGGAAGTATGTTCCCTGCTGGAGATCTCGCCGGGAAACCAACGCGTCCTCCTTCATCGGGCCAGGGCCGTCCTGCGCCGTAAGTTGGAGGATTACTTGTCCGGTGCCCATGACGTCGCCAGCGGGAGGGAACGACCGTGA
- a CDS encoding transposase, which yields MSGVITASEPSWIAPFTGLSPRSFGRLVTALRREGADPVRKGRPWGLPLEDRVLLVAAYWRTNLTMRQLAPLFGVSKSAADRIIDHLGPSLALQPRKRFRKDTVLIVDGTLVPTRDHSIAEQSKNYRYSTNHQVVIDADTRLVVVVGRPLPGNRNDCRAWEESGAKAAVGKAMTIADGGYPGTGLVMPHRRRKGEELPDWKQAHNKSHKQVRARVEHVFARMKTWKILRDCRLKGDGVHHAMLGIARLHNLNLAG from the coding sequence GTGTCTGGTGTGATCACGGCGTCGGAGCCGTCCTGGATAGCCCCGTTCACCGGGCTGAGCCCGCGTTCCTTCGGCAGGTTGGTGACCGCACTGCGCCGCGAAGGTGCAGATCCGGTCCGTAAGGGCCGCCCGTGGGGACTTCCGCTGGAGGACCGGGTTCTGCTCGTCGCGGCCTACTGGCGCACGAACCTGACAATGCGCCAACTCGCTCCGCTCTTCGGTGTATCGAAGTCCGCGGCGGACCGCATCATCGACCACCTCGGCCCGTCGCTGGCGCTCCAGCCCCGCAAACGGTTCCGCAAGGACACCGTGCTCATCGTGGACGGCACCCTGGTGCCCACCCGCGACCACAGCATCGCCGAGCAGTCCAAGAACTACCGGTACTCCACGAACCACCAGGTCGTCATCGACGCCGATACCCGCCTGGTCGTCGTGGTCGGCCGGCCCTTGCCCGGCAACCGCAACGACTGCAGGGCGTGGGAGGAGTCCGGCGCGAAGGCCGCCGTCGGCAAGGCCATGACGATCGCCGACGGCGGCTATCCGGGCACCGGACTCGTCATGCCACACCGTCGGCGCAAAGGTGAAGAACTGCCTGACTGGAAGCAGGCCCACAACAAGTCCCACAAACAGGTTCGCGCCCGCGTGGAGCACGTTTTTGCCCGCATGAAGACCTGGAAGATCCTCCGCGACTGCCGCCTCAAGGGCGATGGCGTCCACCACGCCATGCTCGGAATCGCCCGCCTCCACAACCTCAACCTCGCCGGATAG
- a CDS encoding CbrC family protein encodes MSADLPFFRYHPDPLASGSVRAAPETCACCQRNTGWIYTATFYTAQDVSGRFCPWCIADGSAAERFAGEFTDSYGLDGVSEDVLHEVTRRTPGFHAWQDPRWLVHCQDAAAFVGDVGYTELAAHPEALDQLRADMRIDGWHDENQLEHFLANLGEGATAMLFRCTVCGAHLAYADAS; translated from the coding sequence ATGAGTGCCGACCTGCCCTTTTTTCGTTATCATCCAGACCCCCTCGCAAGTGGGTCCGTCCGGGCGGCCCCCGAGACGTGCGCCTGCTGCCAGCGCAACACGGGCTGGATCTACACGGCCACCTTCTACACCGCCCAGGACGTCAGCGGACGATTCTGTCCATGGTGCATCGCGGACGGGAGCGCTGCTGAACGCTTCGCGGGTGAATTCACCGACTCCTACGGACTCGACGGTGTCAGCGAGGACGTCTTGCATGAGGTCACCCGCCGCACCCCTGGCTTCCACGCCTGGCAGGATCCGCGCTGGCTCGTCCATTGCCAGGACGCGGCCGCCTTCGTAGGCGATGTCGGGTACACCGAGCTGGCGGCGCATCCCGAAGCCCTCGACCAGCTGCGGGCCGACATGCGCATCGACGGTTGGCACGACGAAAACCAGCTTGAGCACTTCCTGGCCAACCTGGGCGAGGGGGCGACCGCCATGCTTTTCCGCTGCACCGTCTGCGGCGCCCATCTCGCCTACGCCGACGCATCGTAG